TATCATTAGATAAAAAAACATTTTCTTTGTATCGTAAAAAAATAAAAATTACTACATGAATAAGGTGGAATTCAATTTCAATAAATGGAATACAATTACAGGTTGGTTTGCATTTGCAGTTGCATTAATAACATACACTCTTACTGTCGAGCCTACAATGAGTTTTTGGGATTGTGGCGAATACATTGCCACAGCAGCTAAACTAGAAGTAGGACACCCACCAGGAGCTCCTTTATTTCAAATGATTGGTGCTTTTTTCGCCATGTTTGCCTTAGATAAAGAACATATTGCTTTGATGGTTAATATGACTTCTGTCTTTTCTAGCGCCTTTACCATTTTATTTATGTTTTGGTCATCGACCATGATTCTAAAAAAATTGATTTCTCGTTTTTCAGAAATTGATACAAATAACGCTATCGTAATCCTTGGAAGTTCTTTAGTAGGAGCATTAGCCTATACTTTTTCTGATAGTTTCTGGTTCAATGCTGTTGAAGCCGAAGTATATGCAATGGCATCGCTACTTATTTCCTTACTTTTTTGGTTGGGACTTCGATGGGAACAAGACATGAATACTGCTCGAGGTGACAAATGGTTGTTAATCATTTCACTTGTTATAGGACTTTCATTTGGAGTTCACTTTATGGCGCTATTGACCATTCCTGCTATTGGTTTTCTATATTATTTTAAAAATTACAAAGAGGTTACCATCAAAAACTTCTTGATTGCTAATGTGGTTGTAATTGCTATTTTATTATTTATTTTTAAATTACTGTTACCACTAACAATGGCTTTCTTTGGTAAAACCGAAGTTTTCATGGTGAATGACTTAGGACTACCCTTCGATTCAGGAACTATTTTTGTAGCCTTATTATTCATTGCGTTCTTTTATTTCGGATTAAAATACACCAAACAAAAAGGGCTGGTTTTCTACAACACCATCATTCTTTGTATTTTATTTATCTTAATTGGTTTCTCTACTTGGATGATGTTACCTATTCGTGCCAATGCAAATACCGTAATTAATGAAAATAAACCTTCGGATGCTGCCGAAGTTTTAGCCTACTACAATAGAGAACAATACGGCGTGAATCCTTTATTTTACGGACCACAATACACAGAATCATTTGCTGGATTAGACAAAGACAATCCGTATTTAGACAAAGCGCCTAACTACGAAAGAGATTATAAAACGGGTAAATATGTAATCACTAATAACTTCAAAAAAGCGGAACAAAATGGTGATGACAGTCAAAAGACTATTTTACCAAGAATGTGGAGTCCTGATCATATTGAAAATTATATGAATTTCACAAACCCACCCGCTTTTAAACTAAATCCTGATTATCCTTATGAAAATGATTTGGCTAAATACGGTATTGATGCTAGCAAACTTACGGAAGAAGAATACAACAAATCGGTTGCTCAATTAAGAAATGAGGTTGAAAAAATTGTAACTGAATTTAGACAAGCTTACGCTCAAAAACAAATTGACAATGAAGGATATATCTCATTTCTTAAAAGTTATGGCGATTATTTAATTGTTGAAAAACCATCTACAATTGACAATTTCAGTTTCATGGTTGAATACCAATTTGGCTATATGTACTGGAGGTATTTAATGTGGAATTTTGTTGGACGTCAAAGTGATGTTCAAGGAAAATATGACAACTTAAATGGCAATTGGATAAGCGGAATCAAATTTATGGACAGCTTACATTTAGGCTCTCAAGATAATTTACCTTCGGATGTATTGAACAACAAAGGACGCAATACGTATTTCTTTTTACCTTTTATTTTAGGACTTATTGGATTAATGTATCATGCTAATAAAGATTTAAAAAGCTTTTATGTGCTATTAGCTTTATTCCTTTTTACAGGAATTGCTTTGAAAATATACTTAAACGAAAGGCCTTTTGAACCTCGCGAAAGAGATTATGCTTTAGTAGGTTCCTTTTATGTTTTTGCCATTTGGATAGGATTTGGTGTCTACGCATTATATGAAAGTGCCCGAAACTATTTAGCCCCAAAAATTGCTGGACCAGTACTTATTGGAGCCTGTTTATTAGCAGCCCCAGTATTGATGGCGTATCAAAACTGGGATGATCACGACCGTTCAAACAGATACACTGCTGTTGCATTAGCAAAATCTTATTTAACTTCTTGTGATCCAAATGCTATATTATTCACCATTGGTGACAACGATACATTCCCGCTTTGGTATGCGCAAGAAATAGAAAAAGTACGAACTGATGTTAAAATTGTAAATACTAGTCTTTTCATGACCGATTGGTACATAGACCAAATGAAAACTAAAACATACGAGTCAGAACCATTGCCTGTCTCTTTCAACCACGATGAGTATGTAGGTGACAAGTTAGACTATGTGGCTTATATTCAAAAAATTGAAAGCAGATGGGATATTAAGGATTTTATTAATTTTATTAAAAATCCTAAATCAACGGTGGAAATGCAAAATGGACAAACTATCCATTTTTATCCAACGAATAAAATCCGAATTACAATAAATAAGGATGACATCATTAAAAACAAGGTGGTATCTCCAAAATACTATGATTCAATTGTTCCTTATATTGACATTGATATAAAAGGAAGCGCTTTGTACAAAAACAGATTGATGATGTTAGATATCATAGCAAATAACAATTGGAAAAGACCAATTTATTTTAGCAATGGAGCTTTTGACGCTGAAGATTATTTATGGATGAAGGATTACCTTCAACTAGAAGGAATGGCGTACAAATTAGTTCCTATAAGAACTCCTCTTCCAAAAGATGGTAGTCCACTAGACATGGGTATGATTGATTCAGACAAACTATACAATAATGTTATGAAAATGGATTGGGGAAATAGCGAAAGCCTATCTATTTATCACGATCCTGAAACAAGAAAGAATAGTATTAATTACCGTTCTTACCTTGCCAGATTGATGAATCAACTTATTGTAGAAGGTAAAAAAGAAAAAGCTAAAAATATTATTGATCTCGCTATGGCTAAAATGCCACTAGAAAAATTTGATTATTATTCTTTAGTCGACCCTTTTGCAAAAGGATATTATGCTATTGGTGAAAAAGCAAAAGCGCAAGACTTACTAAAAAAATTAATCAAAAAATACCAAGAAAATCTTGATTACTACAGCAAACTAGACCCATCAGAACAAACTAGTATTGCAATTGAAATCATCACAGATTTAGAACGCTATAGAGGTTTATTACAAGTAGCGAAAGAAAGTGGCGACATGGCTTTTTACAACCAATGCAAAACGCCTTTCAACACCTACATCAACATCTTTGAACGTTTTGGTCGTGAAAAAGAATAATGAATTACAAAATGTAAAATTTAATAAATAAAAAATGTGGTACTCAAAAAGTACTGCATTTTTTATTTACTTTAATACAAACAAA
Above is a window of Flavobacterium sp. 123 DNA encoding:
- a CDS encoding DUF2723 domain-containing protein — protein: MNKVEFNFNKWNTITGWFAFAVALITYTLTVEPTMSFWDCGEYIATAAKLEVGHPPGAPLFQMIGAFFAMFALDKEHIALMVNMTSVFSSAFTILFMFWSSTMILKKLISRFSEIDTNNAIVILGSSLVGALAYTFSDSFWFNAVEAEVYAMASLLISLLFWLGLRWEQDMNTARGDKWLLIISLVIGLSFGVHFMALLTIPAIGFLYYFKNYKEVTIKNFLIANVVVIAILLFIFKLLLPLTMAFFGKTEVFMVNDLGLPFDSGTIFVALLFIAFFYFGLKYTKQKGLVFYNTIILCILFILIGFSTWMMLPIRANANTVINENKPSDAAEVLAYYNREQYGVNPLFYGPQYTESFAGLDKDNPYLDKAPNYERDYKTGKYVITNNFKKAEQNGDDSQKTILPRMWSPDHIENYMNFTNPPAFKLNPDYPYENDLAKYGIDASKLTEEEYNKSVAQLRNEVEKIVTEFRQAYAQKQIDNEGYISFLKSYGDYLIVEKPSTIDNFSFMVEYQFGYMYWRYLMWNFVGRQSDVQGKYDNLNGNWISGIKFMDSLHLGSQDNLPSDVLNNKGRNTYFFLPFILGLIGLMYHANKDLKSFYVLLALFLFTGIALKIYLNERPFEPRERDYALVGSFYVFAIWIGFGVYALYESARNYLAPKIAGPVLIGACLLAAPVLMAYQNWDDHDRSNRYTAVALAKSYLTSCDPNAILFTIGDNDTFPLWYAQEIEKVRTDVKIVNTSLFMTDWYIDQMKTKTYESEPLPVSFNHDEYVGDKLDYVAYIQKIESRWDIKDFINFIKNPKSTVEMQNGQTIHFYPTNKIRITINKDDIIKNKVVSPKYYDSIVPYIDIDIKGSALYKNRLMMLDIIANNNWKRPIYFSNGAFDAEDYLWMKDYLQLEGMAYKLVPIRTPLPKDGSPLDMGMIDSDKLYNNVMKMDWGNSESLSIYHDPETRKNSINYRSYLARLMNQLIVEGKKEKAKNIIDLAMAKMPLEKFDYYSLVDPFAKGYYAIGEKAKAQDLLKKLIKKYQENLDYYSKLDPSEQTSIAIEIITDLERYRGLLQVAKESGDMAFYNQCKTPFNTYINIFERFGREKE